TGTTGTTCTTCTCTTCTGTGTTCAGGACCATTCAAGTTTTCTGGTGAGGTAGGGTTTTGCCAGGTCATCAAATATCAGATAAATGTTGTGCTAACCATACTTTTGAAAATCACTTTAAATCAGGTTTATGTCAGTAAATCTAGGTCTACATTTACATACTAGGAAATAAGttgttctgtttcatttgtttcaTTACAAAAGATAACACCCAcatctcctccctgtcctgaAGATCATATTATGGCAGGCATGGAGCATATGTATCGCACTCACATCTGCCCCGAGTGCCGCCGCTGTTTCAAGATGCGCTCCCACCTGCTGGAgcacctccacctccacttccCAGATCCCAGTCTCCAGTGCCCCACCTGCAACCATTACTTCACCAGTAAGAGCAAGCTGCGCATCCACATGCTTCGGGAGTCTGGCCAGAAGGTCCATCGCTGCCACCTGTGCGACTACGCCTCTGTGGAGCGCAACTCGCTCCACCGCCACCTGGCCAGTGTGCACTCCAACGAGGTAGGGGGTGACATCCACCCGGAAGTCTACCCCTGCCCCACCTGCGGCCAGAGCTTCCGCCAGAGCCAGGCGCTCAAGTCCCACATGAAGTCTCACCACACGTCGCGGGACAGCCAGCCACTGGCCTGCTTCCAGGAGGGAtgctccttcaatacctctgacCGGAAGGAGCTCCAGAGACACGCAGCCGATGTCCATGGAATCAAGGCCGTAGAGTGCCGCCATCATGCCTGCAACGCCATCTTTGGTAGCCCCCAGGACATGGAGGCCCATTACCGGACACACTTGGCCTTCCACTGCTCACAGTGCGATTTCTCCTGCTCCAACAAGAGCCTCTTCCGGCAGCACAAACTGCAAGGCCATGCCGGGGACGAGGAGTTGACCTGCAACTTCTGCCCCTTTGCCACGTTCAATCCCGTGGAGTTCCAGCAGCATGTCGGCCATTTCCACGCCAATGAGAAGATCCACCGGTGCCATCAGTGCAGCTTTGTCACCGCACACAAGCGGGTCCTACGACGGCACATGCTGATGCATAGTGGTGAGCAGAAAAAAGTAACGTAACATTGGACTGTTCTACTCATCCATAGCTTCCAGATAACTCATTTTTGAAAGTCATTCATGTATTTTTCTTTCAAGGTGAGAAGCCACACAAGTGTAACCTTTGTGACTTCAGGTGCCGTGATGAGACCTACCTCTCAAAACACATGCTCATCCACTCAGATGACAAGAATCATATGTGCTCTGAGTGTGGATATGTCACTAAATGGAAACACTACCTGAATGTGCACATGCGCAAACATGCTGGTGACCTCAGGTAAGTGATTTACTAGTTAGTTATTttgcacatacagtaccagtcaaaagtttagacacacctactcagggtgtcatcaaggcaaagggtggctactttgaagaatcaaacatttgtttaacacttttttggttactgcatgattccatatgtgttatttcatagttttgatgtcttcactattattctacaatatagtaaaaacaaagaaaaacccttgaatgagtaggtgtccaaacttgactggtactgtcagtCTTCGAGAACtcgcacagcggtctaaggcactgcatctcagtgcttgaggcgttacCACAGACACCCttgtttgatcccaggctgtatcatagCCGGCCGTGATtgcgagtcccatagggcggcgcacaattggcccagcgtcgtccgtgtttggccggtgtaggctgtcattgtaattaagaatttgctctttactgacttgcctagtaaattaAAGGTAACAAAAAAGTGAAAATAGTGGTCTGTTTTATGGTGTGCATGCAGTAGTGTAGGGATTTTTAACAGATAAAAGCATTACAAAATACTTTTTGTCTGATGTTCACCCAAGTTGATGTGTATGTCTGCTCTAGCACGTCTTGGTGTGAGAAGTTGGATATCATATCAGGAGTTAATGAACCTAAGGCCACACTTAGGCATTGAGAGATTGACCGATCCAGTCCGTTTCTTCTCCTAGGTACCAGTGTGACCAGTGCTCCTACCGTTGTCACCGCACGGACCAACTGAACAGCCACAAACTCCGACACCAGGCCAAATCACTGATATGTGAAGTCTGTGCATATTCCTGCAAGCGCAAGTACGAGCTTCGCAAGCACATGCTCCTCAAGCACTCTCAGGGAGAGGGCCATCAGCCTCCAGTCTTCCAGTGCAAGTACTGTCCCTATCAGACATGCTACCGCCAGGCTCTGCACAACCACGAGAACTGCAAACATACCCGGACTCGAGAGTTCCGCTGTGCCCTCTGCCCCTACTCCACTTACAGCAGCACCGGCCTCTTCATCCACAAGAGGAAGGCTCATGGATACGTGCCTGGCGATAAGGAGTGGCAAGAGAACTAtgcagagaaggagagggagaactcTGTGGACCTACTGCAGGGCTTCTACAAAATGCCAGCCAAGAACTCTGCAGAAGGTCCTATCAAGAACCTACAGGAGAAAGTCGCTGGCTCTGCTGTTCAAAATGAACACAACCTAGAAACTGTAACTGGCCCCAAAACCACAGAAATGGCAAATAAAAATTCTGATATTGTCCAAGTGGTAGTTGACAAAGGGATTCTGGCATGTCACAATTCAACAGATAATCCAGAGCAATGCTGTACTTTAGTTTTGACAACAATAGCTAACACAGAGTGCACTGAGATGGCATCCATGCAGGGTGAGACGCCAAACAGCAGAGACCCAACTTACAGAAGACCCACAGTGGACCCTAAAGGATCTAACACCCTGAGCCAAAAGCCAGCATCTGCAAGTGAGGCGGAGGAAGAGGACATGGCTATGGAGGATTGCGATGACCTAAACGATTCAGAAGACAGAGAAACTCCTTTAACCGCTACAAGGCAACCAGCAGAGGCTGCAGAGAACAACACACAGATAGCGGAGGTGTCTAGCGCAGCTTGCAACTCATCCGCCGAATCATTGGCGCAAAGCGCCGACTCTGAGATTCGTCTGAAGGCCATGAGGAAGCAAGACAAGGACCAGGCGGAGGCTCTGGTCTTGGAAGGCCGGGTTCAAATGCTGGTGGTGCAGAATGAGGCCGGAGAGGCTAGCATATACCGGTGCGAACACTGCTCCTACGTGACTCGCAAGCAGACCTCTCTCCGACACCACTGCCGTTCCCTCTGCCTCGCCAGGTGGAAGAGACTCAAGTGCCAAGCCTGTGGGGCGCAGTTCAAACAGAAGAGAGGCCTGGACACCCACCGCCTTAGGAAGTGTCCCGCTCTGCAGAAGAACACCAGGAGGTTCATTGGCACTCCCTCTGCTGGACAGTCTGGAGAAAGGGACTCAGTTCAGGGTAAATCCCAGATCCCTGATAAAACCACAACCGCCGATCAATCAGAGTTAGTATCTTGTGATGTTGCGCCAACCGAAGTTTCCATAGACACACAACCAGAAATGAGAGGAGAGCAAGCAAACTTGTGCGATTTGACCAATCCTGGAGGCTCGGGTGAGAGAGGATCTACAGCACTACAGAAAAACCAAAGGAAGACAGTTGGAAAGACAAAAAGGCAAGTGAAAGTTGGCAGGGTAAAGAGACCTGTGAAGATTAAAAAGATCAATGAGGGGGAAATTTTAGGAAAGACAGACAAAGCCCATCCTGTGAACACAGAGAATGACAATGCGCATAGCTATATAGAAGATGACATGAAATTCACTTGCAAGACGTGCAGTTTCAGGTCCTCCAGGCTTGTGACGATAGAGCGCCACTGCTCGACGTGCACAAGAAAAACTCCCACAAAGAAGGCTGTCCGAATTGTTagctctctggagcaggatgATGACcgcaatgaggaggaggagaatattAAAAGGGGTTCTGAAGAAGATGTGGTTGAGATAAAGGTATCAAATCCAAGCTATTCTCCTAAATTGTCCTGTCCCAACTGTCTTTTCAGGTGCAAACAGAAGAGAGCACTGATCAACCACGAGAAGCGAGGCTGCCTGAAGCCAGACGAGGTGCAGTGCGAATTCTGCTCGTTTGTGGCCAAGTCACAGAAAGCTATGGCTAACCATGTACTGGTCCATCGGAAAGACAAGTTATCGCTCTTAAAAAAGGTCAAAAGGTCAGTTTTGCGTTGCGACCATTGCCCCTTTACTTGTAAGCAAGAGCGTTGCATGACCCAGCACGTGGCTCTGAAGCACGAAGGTGCCAAGCCCCACCGCTGCCGCTTCTGCCCGTTCAGCACCACACGGCGCTACCGCCTATATGCCCATGAATCTCTTCACACCGGCATGGGCCGCCACAGCTGCGACGTCTGCGACCAGACCTTTGGCGCTGCCTCCAAACTCCGCCAGCATCACAAGCGTGTCCACGACAAACAGCCCTCTCATTTCTGCACCCTGTGCGACTTCAGCAGCTACTCTCTCAACGATGTCGGACGACATACCCTCCGCTGCCACACAGGGAAGCTCCTGCACCCCTGCAGCCAATGTGAGGCACGCTTTAGCTCCGACACAGCGCTCAAGCAGCACTGCAGCCGCAAACACCTGAGCCCCGCCAGCGTAGCATGCCAGCAATGTGACTTCAGCTGTGGCAGCCAGGCCACCCTCAAGGTCCACCAGCAGAAAAAGCACCCTCAGCTGGACTGTGCCACCTGCCAGGAGACCTTCCCCTCCCGGGAGGGCCTGGAGGAGCACCAGAGGACCCACCTCACCCAGCAGTGCTTGCTTTGCCCCTTTGCCACCCGTAAGAGACAGCCACTCATCCAGCACCTTCTCGACGAGCATGAGGATGGCCCCCCAGAGGACAAGCCACTGAAGTGTGCCATCTGTGGCTTCGCCTGTCGCCACCAACTGGTCTTTGAGCAGCACGTTCGCTCCCACGGGGGTACCCGCCTTTACAAGTGCACAGACTGCCAGTACTCGACTCGCAACAAGCAGAAAATCACATGGCACATTCgcatacacacaggggagaagccctaCCATTGTGAGCAGTGCAGCTACTCCTGCGTAGATCCATCAAGGCTAAAGGTGAGCAATGAGGTCCTTCAAAATCTTTGCTGTAATGTAACACATGGTACTACACCATTTTATTTTATAGAAGTCAGGTCCTCTCGGTCTAATACCAAACCATTGGGCTTAAAAAGTCTACAAGGACTGGTAGAGGACCTTCTATAATAAGATACCATGTGTTACAAATGGTGTAGTAGATACCTATTTATCATCATTGTCATTCCATTATAGTATCACATGAGGATCCACCAGGAGGAGAAGAAGTACCTCTGTCCTGAGTGTGGCTACAAATGCAAGTGGATGAGCCAATTGAAGTATCACATGACCAAACATACAGGTACAAAGTATGAGTCACACTATTGCTGTCATCATTTATAACAAATACATTTAGTTGGAATTCGATCATAAAATGACCTTTCCCctgccctttctttctctctccctccaccctcaggGGATAAGCCATATGCGTGCGAGGAGTGTCCGTACCGCACCAACCGGGGTGACGCCCTCCGCATCCACAGGGAGACGCAGCACTGTGACGCTCGCACCTTTATCTGCGAGAAGTGTGGAAAAGGCTTCAAGACGCGCTTCCTCCTTAAGACCCACCAGCGTAAACACAGCGAGGAGCGGCCTTACGTGTGCGGCCTGTGCCGCAGGGCCTTCCGTTGGCCAGCCGGCCTCCGCCACCATTACCTCACCCACACCAACCAGCAGCCTTTCATGTGCCGCTACTGCCCCTACCGTGCCAAGCAGAAGTTCCAGGTGGTCAAGCACCTCCGGGGGCACCATCCGGACCAGCCTGTGGAGCAAGGGGTGGCCAAGGATCCCCACGCCCTCAGCCTAACCCTGCAGGATGCCCGTCTGGGGGGGCTGGAGGAGGGGGCTGTGGAGGAGGGGgctggggaggaggtggaggagggggctggggaggaggtggaggagggggctggggaggaggtggaggagggagctcgggaggaggggatggaggtgaTTGTACCGGATGGGGTGGAGGTGTTGGTgcaagagagggtggaggaggtcaCAGAAGGCCAGCAAGGTGAGGAGTAAAAAGGTTCAGCCCACTCAACTGGAACCTGAGAAAACAGACACTTTTAGTGAACGTTTTGATGCAGTTTTCCTCATCCAAGCATGATGAGGACTGGGCTACAGCGGTAAACTTGAATTAAACatcaacaaaggaccttgtgcacCATGAAACAAATATACAATTGTATGTTTAGTATTAAAACATTGTCAATTAATGGCATATAAACAAATTGCTAACTGACAAATGTTTAACCAATAGGAATATAACTTTTTATATTAAGATGTTTTCAAAACAGCAGGTCTTTCATTTCTCTTTATTTATAGAGCTCTATGCGCATGCATACATTACAGTATAATCTTTTACAACACGACGCATGAGATAGCGATATAGTTTCATGCCACACTTTGAGGAACTGTACAAAATGTCTATGGAAAGGCTTGGATGGAGGACTAATTGTCTATGCAGTTAAGTTACTCGAACAGCACACAATACAAGTGTTGAATGGTTATGAAACAATGATATAAAAACAATGGTCATTGCATAGTCTGTAACCCTAAAAGGACTTGTGAGCCCTGCAGTATGTCAGTTATTGTATCAGTTCGATCAGCCAAGTGCTATTGAACATTGCTCAATGCGTTCCTATGACATGACAAGTTAAAAAACATTGattattttaaaatattttatatttgggaAATGGCAAAATATCACTTAATTGCTGTGAGTTCCCAGGTGTTTTTTCATCAGTGTGAGGTCCCACTAATGTTTGCTTGAACAGAAATGGGTATTTATGCAGAAATACTGTAAAGCAGTTCATACCGATGTATTTTCAATACTGATAACAGTTCATTTGAAAGTGACCGCAATCATGAGGTATTGTAGCCCTCCCATGTAGTTGGAGTTTGCAGCATGTTATTCAGCCAATCATTGGGCCATCAGACTTCTGTTGTTACCTCAGAGATCTTGACGTTGACAAACAGAGTAGACAGGGGGATAGCCGTTCCGTCTTTGGACAGGAGGTGGATGTGCCGATATCCTGGGAAAAGTGGGGAGAGCATCCAGTAGAAATTCAGATTTTTGTCAGGAAACCATCACTCAGACAGTATGATATGTACATTTGTACATAACAGGCTTAAATAAAAACTCAGCTGAGATGTACAATTCAGACAGGTTTAATTTATTTaacctctccactggcttccagttgaagctcgcatccgctacaagaccatggtgcttgcctacggagctgtgaggggaacggcacctcagtacctccaggctctgatcaggccctacacccaaacaagggcactgcgttcatccacctctggcctgctcgcctccctaccactgaggaagtacagttcccgctcagcccagtcaaaactgttcgctgctctggccccccaatggtggaacaaactccctcacgacgccaggacagcggagtcaatcaccaccttccggagacacctgaaaccccacctctttaaggaatacctaggataggataaagtaatccttctcaccccccttaaaagatttagatgcactattgtaaagtggctgttccactggatgtcataaggtgaatgcaccaatttgtaagtcgctctggataagagcgtctgctaaatgtaaatgtaaaatgttaatTGATTTAACCTTTAACCAGGTAAGTCAATAGGATAACATTATTTTGTGAAATAATTTGAAGAAAACTGCACTTGAGATTTACCCAGCTGTCCAGACTACGCTATCTCAGTTGTAATATGAACATGTCTATTTTACCTGGCTGAATACAGGTGAAGGGCACGGTGAACTGGCCCATGAAGTCATTCCTGGAAGCCTTGTCATAGTCCTCCACCACAAAACGCACCAGGGCCAACTCTGGGACGTGGATGATAAAATTGAGGGTCTCGTTCCATAGAGGGTTAAAACCTGTAGACAGGGGGCAGCAGAGACCAGGATTTAGGCAGCCAAGAGAAGGACTGGGGTTCTATGTCATGTTCTATCTAATGTACTTAAACATGGCAAGGTGCGTACTATTTAcatgtaaataataataataatgcatgCATTTTGGTCCCCGAGTTGACCGAGTCTGTACAAAGACCCCAATGAATCTCTTTGTCAGGCCATGTAAAATGGTCCTCACCATTGTTGTCAATGTAACTAGTCTCTTGCTTGGCTTGGTCTTGTGATACTCCGTAGATCTCCACTCTAACCAGAGGGTCAACGATGGAGCCCTCTTTCTGGTTCACCTTTGGTAGCTGCTGCCCACTAATTacctgatggacacacacacaatcaagacTCGGAAAAGTATAAACTTGCAAAAAGTAAACCTTCAGTACACACAAACTGCACAAAGGCACACAACATAGTTGTATGGTACAGAGCAGTTGTTTCTGGACCTGGATAGACAGTTGGAGTGATGTGTAGCCATCCCAGTCCTGGGGTCTTTCTGGGTCAAAAGAGTCATCGTTCCTCATGAAGTCAGGTTTGAGGACGTAGCCACAGCAGCCATTCTGACGGAAGAGCCCATCGTTCAGATCCATCTCCAGCCCAGCCGTCTGGACGTTCAGCGCCACTAGGAGTAgattaatcaaccaatcaatcaatcacatgtatttatttctATATGTATGGATGTAAATTACGGTATGCAATATGTTTCACCTATCTGACAGCCCACGTTCCACAGCTCCTGTGGGTTGTAGTTAGAGGAATCGGTCCTCATGCCGCTGGGATAGACTCTGCTAAGCTGTCTGCTGTTGTGGTGCACAAACTCTGTCCCTGAGAAAGACAGCCATACAGCGACGTTTTTTCCTATCCCCTAACCCAGGGGACCTACAACAGTGAATGGGAGTGAATTCCTCACCGATGATCCTTGGCAATATATGAATACATCGTTTGCCATGTAGGTATTGCTCAAATAGTTCAGGGCGTACCTGTGTCCTTTGCAAGTTTCCTGGCCTTGGACTCAGAGAAAGAGGACATTTCGTAGCACTTGGAGTGTAAGCGAGAGTACTCAAAGCTGTGAAAATGGACACTCTTGCAGTACACCACCAGATCCGAGAGTTCCCTAGAGAACTTGGATTTCTGAGGAGACAGGAAATGACATGCCTGCGTAAGTGACCTAAACTCACTTGCTTTGTGGCTTTTGAACCAAGGCAAAACATGATTAGCTGGCAGATCAAGGTACAGTGTTCATTGCTTGCTTACTGTGTGATAGACAAAAACATTATCTATATTTTTCACATAATGGCAGGATGTattaacagtaataatgtgtgAATGTATAAGTGTAATAGTTGGCGCAGATGATGGCAAGAAGTTGCCAGACGTTcacctccatccatccatagATCCCCATACCTTATCATGGAGACAAATGGCCTCTGCAGACAGGTTTTCTGCAGACGGACTCTCAGGTTCAGCTTCATCGCTAACCTCGTCAGTGGCCTCATCGATCAGCGTTTCACTTTCTTCTAGGCCGCCAATCTTCTTTGCTTTCAGCAGGATCTTTCCCTTCAGATCCTAATAtgtgcatgcacaaacacacacactctgccaatcATAAACTTCGGTATTGATTATCTAAAGTGCTCTGAATGGAAAAAGAATAAAACAAATCACTGGAGAATACAGACTGTACTCAGTGGCGGAATGCGAGGCTGGCGGTGCGCGTGCACTGGAGCCCACGGCCATTGGGGGCTCACAAGCCCTAACTATTAAGTTATGCATGGGAACCCTAGTTATCTGCATCCCGGGCTGTATAATTTGTACACCAGACTTGTCAATAGTCAATCACAATGTCCACTATATGAACCATATCAAAATGCATCATGCTGTTTATAAGACACGCCTACAAGTCAACAACACATCCCAATTATGGTAATATGTAACTTAAATGTTTCAATGTATTGATGACAATACATCTATTTGCTTCACATAAAACCTCACTGAACAGTAACAATGTCATTTTTTATTGGTATGCAAAGATcgctgggaaatatgcaaatactgTCCAATGATATTGTAGCAGAGATTCAGATATGTGGGCTAATTGTGGTTTTGGCTTTCAGTTAGTTATTTTTGGCTACCTGTAAGTGTGAATGTCTTTACAGTTCATCTGGTCTGTTGACTTTCAGTTACTGTTCTGCTTTACATTGGGGGCCCAGTGATAATTTTATAATATAACAATGTAGTAAAGCCACTGACTGGTACTGCTCTTAGCTACACTGCTGAATAAAAACCTGAACATAGTCAGACAGGAAATCAAATCCGTAGAGAATGGGTTCTCAATTGACTTGCCTTGTTGGTGAATGGTTACGGTAGAGTAGATAAATAgaatagaaaacacattgaagGGGGTCTTACGTGGGGAGAGGGCAGCTCTTGGTGAACCAGTCCATCCAGGGGTTCCCTGAGCAGCATGTCCCCCAGGATGGTGTCCAGGAGCTGGGCCATGACCCTTTGCTGCTCCACACTGCAGTGGTTCTCCAGGGACAGGATGACAGGAAACTCAGATGCCTGGGAGAGGGGACAGATGAGGGACTAAACAGGAATTCCTAAAGGAATGTGTGGATCTATTACAGTAATGTTTTTTATATGTTAAGGCTGAAGACAGATTGGTTTATGATGCTGAATACTTGGTTGAAGCAAAAACCAACACAGAAGACAAATGGTCAGGACAAGAACCACTTAGAGACTGGATTGAATAGAACTGAGTGGTCATGGCCTtgtgagtggcgcagcggtctaaggcactgcatcgcagtgttgcggTGTCACTGCAGCCTGgtggtcccatagggcggcacacaattggcccagcgtcatccgggttaggggagggtttggctgggggggGGCCTTTATTTGGCttcgctctagcgactccttgtggtgggccggccgcctgcaggctgacttcggtcatcatttgaacagtgtttcctccgacacgttggtgcagctggcttccgggttaagcgagcgggtgttaagaaccgcggcttggcgggtcatgtttcggaggacgcatgactcgaccttcgcctttcCCGAGCCCGTTCGGGATTTTCAGCAATAAGACAAGGTCGTAATCCCAAAatttgggagaaaaagggggtaaataattacaaaaaaaaaatgtaatacaaaaATAGCTGAGTGGTCATGTTCTGTTTGTGTGTCAGATCAATGCTGCTTTTCTAATAGCCACTCATGTGAGTGACTGATTGATTGTACATGGGAGGAATCCTCACATCCGCAGTACGCCCATAACATTGCTCTGGGATCCAAGAGAAGTATCTtcgtttcaaggtctcagctttgAGAGAAGTCTCATGAGGTATCGGTCAGTCACATGCAGGAACTAACATTAATAATGAATCATGTAAATCATGCTTATATGACTTGTTTGTGTAGGGAATGCCCTTGTGAGAGTTTTCATCAAGCATGGACTGAGTTTGTGAACCTTGATAATAAAGATGGATTAATTTACTTTCAATTTGAGTCCTTAGAGGTGAATTTCCACAGCAAACGGTATAATTAACTCAGGTATTGAGGTGCCCACCTTGAAGGCGTACTCTCCCAGTGTGGTGATGACATCTCTGAAGAGGATCTTGGAGGTGAAGGTGTGGCCGTGATAAACAACCGGCTCTCCATTCGGCCCGTCCCAACAATCCACCTCAACACAACGACAGCCCCGCTTTAGAGCCCTGCACAGCAAGTACGCAGACACTCAGACATGGACTGAAAACTGTTTGAAAGATGGTTTGGTTTGTAAGAAATTAGAAGTTCTGTGTCTCACTTCCATACAAGCCAgagatgggcaactccagtcctagAGGGCCTGATTGGCATCACACATTTCCCCCAGACCTACCTAACACTGATTAAACTAATTGTATTCTAAACCTGaaaccattttttatttaacctttatttaactaggcaagtcagttaaaaacaaattattattttcaatgacggcttaccggggaactgccttgttcaggaagGGTCAGAAagactgatttttaccttgtcagctcggggattcgatccagcaaccttttggcaactggcccaacgctctaaccacgaggcaaCCTGCCGCCCCGAGAATGTCTGACCATGATTAGTTGGTTATTAGATGTGTGTCAGCTAGGGCTGAGGCAAATGTGCATAGGCACCTGAGCAATGGCACAAATGTAGCAACTGCACCCACACCTTCAAAATAAGAGTGCAAACGTATGTTTTTGCACCCTCACTTTTTTATCAGAAAATGATCATGATCCATTGGGTAATTTGTCATATTCAATGATTATCAATCTTTTGAGTTAGTCTACTAAAATACATATGACCATTTAATATATTAAtagcaccccccaccccccatttGTATCGTCGTTTCATGGCCGATGAGGTTGGTTCAAAGGTGTTTTTACATATCATTTGAGCTGCGTGCACCATGAGAAaattcattgtatcatttcacttTTCCTGTATGAACCATGATGAGCGTGTCTGATTAGGCTTCGCTGTACCGCCGACTCTGACTTGTGAGTAGCCTTCCATCAGCCTACTACCAAAGGTTCCACCTTGGCAGAACACTGCATGTCTGGTCAATGAGTATCT
Above is a genomic segment from Oncorhynchus nerka isolate Pitt River linkage group LG1, Oner_Uvic_2.0, whole genome shotgun sequence containing:
- the znf142 gene encoding zinc finger protein 142 isoform X1, which codes for MLYGIMLLIFSQQTNEPMETEGLCLCEKCGKEFSDSSRLSSHLCTVDFTKKGQLTRYKCPLCDEVFTMPGALKHHFQSHRREELTGPFHCSEEGCQFSTSHRLLFQEHLHSQHALTLVSCTFRSCTLAFRTRSEMEGHWRIHMPFHCPRCDFVTAHAKQLSTHGVEHDRPLAAPEGDKVPTTTGQGGNSQSALETSSGRPKRARKRNPAYVSSSQEDDEDEEETQQHNIDNRAREEAQKDKAATNINENPSKDHIMAGMEHMYRTHICPECRRCFKMRSHLLEHLHLHFPDPSLQCPTCNHYFTSKSKLRIHMLRESGQKVHRCHLCDYASVERNSLHRHLASVHSNEVGGDIHPEVYPCPTCGQSFRQSQALKSHMKSHHTSRDSQPLACFQEGCSFNTSDRKELQRHAADVHGIKAVECRHHACNAIFGSPQDMEAHYRTHLAFHCSQCDFSCSNKSLFRQHKLQGHAGDEELTCNFCPFATFNPVEFQQHVGHFHANEKIHRCHQCSFVTAHKRVLRRHMLMHSGEKPHKCNLCDFRCRDETYLSKHMLIHSDDKNHMCSECGYVTKWKHYLNVHMRKHAGDLRYQCDQCSYRCHRTDQLNSHKLRHQAKSLICEVCAYSCKRKYELRKHMLLKHSQGEGHQPPVFQCKYCPYQTCYRQALHNHENCKHTRTREFRCALCPYSTYSSTGLFIHKRKAHGYVPGDKEWQENYAEKERENSVDLLQGFYKMPAKNSAEGPIKNLQEKVAGSAVQNEHNLETVTGPKTTEMANKNSDIVQVVVDKGILACHNSTDNPEQCCTLVLTTIANTECTEMASMQGETPNSRDPTYRRPTVDPKGSNTLSQKPASASEAEEEDMAMEDCDDLNDSEDRETPLTATRQPAEAAENNTQIAEVSSAACNSSAESLAQSADSEIRLKAMRKQDKDQAEALVLEGRVQMLVVQNEAGEASIYRCEHCSYVTRKQTSLRHHCRSLCLARWKRLKCQACGAQFKQKRGLDTHRLRKCPALQKNTRRFIGTPSAGQSGERDSVQGKSQIPDKTTTADQSELVSCDVAPTEVSIDTQPEMRGEQANLCDLTNPGGSGERGSTALQKNQRKTVGKTKRQVKVGRVKRPVKIKKINEGEILGKTDKAHPVNTENDNAHSYIEDDMKFTCKTCSFRSSRLVTIERHCSTCTRKTPTKKAVRIVSSLEQDDDRNEEEENIKRGSEEDVVEIKVSNPSYSPKLSCPNCLFRCKQKRALINHEKRGCLKPDEVQCEFCSFVAKSQKAMANHVLVHRKDKLSLLKKVKRSVLRCDHCPFTCKQERCMTQHVALKHEGAKPHRCRFCPFSTTRRYRLYAHESLHTGMGRHSCDVCDQTFGAASKLRQHHKRVHDKQPSHFCTLCDFSSYSLNDVGRHTLRCHTGKLLHPCSQCEARFSSDTALKQHCSRKHLSPASVACQQCDFSCGSQATLKVHQQKKHPQLDCATCQETFPSREGLEEHQRTHLTQQCLLCPFATRKRQPLIQHLLDEHEDGPPEDKPLKCAICGFACRHQLVFEQHVRSHGGTRLYKCTDCQYSTRNKQKITWHIRIHTGEKPYHCEQCSYSCVDPSRLKYHMRIHQEEKKYLCPECGYKCKWMSQLKYHMTKHTGDKPYACEECPYRTNRGDALRIHRETQHCDARTFICEKCGKGFKTRFLLKTHQRKHSEERPYVCGLCRRAFRWPAGLRHHYLTHTNQQPFMCRYCPYRAKQKFQVVKHLRGHHPDQPVEQGVAKDPHALSLTLQDARLGGLEEGAVEEGAGEEVEEGAGEEVEEGAGEEVEEGAREEGMEVIVPDGVEVLVQERVEEVTEGQQGEE